A genome region from Geobacter pickeringii includes the following:
- a CDS encoding PP2C family protein-serine/threonine phosphatase: MAARNRGRSGQRIDPSELELAREVERLLFPKSSPVCTWNCIGVKNRTAGVLGGDYFDSVPLPDSRLAVIIGDVTGHGLHASVVMSMLYGFVHHAAFHQIDPKKLAAQVNTFLAHFAERSRTFDLYFSTTLFLGIIDPKTLELEYVNAGHVPPLIRRAGAIIELAPTTTPLGYFGTLDIPSASFRLEQGDRLLLYTDGIIEAANPSGDRFGPERLKEVLAHSGSDHLEFLERVFASLQTFGAADPPEDDCTLLVVDIHGAAAPDSC, translated from the coding sequence ATGGCGGCGAGGAACCGCGGCAGAAGCGGGCAACGGATAGACCCGTCCGAGCTGGAACTGGCCCGGGAGGTGGAACGGCTCCTGTTCCCGAAGAGTTCGCCGGTCTGCACCTGGAACTGCATCGGCGTGAAGAACCGCACGGCCGGAGTGCTGGGGGGAGACTATTTCGACTCCGTCCCCCTGCCGGACAGCCGCTTGGCCGTCATCATCGGCGATGTCACCGGCCACGGTCTCCACGCTTCCGTGGTGATGTCGATGCTCTACGGATTCGTCCACCACGCGGCATTCCATCAGATCGATCCGAAGAAACTGGCCGCGCAGGTCAATACCTTTCTCGCCCATTTTGCCGAACGCTCCCGGACCTTCGACCTCTATTTCTCCACCACGCTCTTCCTGGGGATCATCGACCCGAAGACCCTGGAGCTGGAGTACGTCAACGCCGGGCACGTCCCCCCCCTTATCCGCCGCGCCGGCGCCATCATCGAGCTGGCGCCGACCACCACCCCCCTCGGCTATTTCGGAACCCTCGACATCCCGTCCGCCTCGTTCCGCCTGGAACAGGGCGACCGCCTGCTCCTCTATACCGACGGGATCATCGAGGCCGCCAATCCCTCCGGGGACCGGTTCGGCCCGGAACGGCTGAAGGAGGTGCTGGCCCATAGCGGGTCGGATCACCTGGAGTTCCTTGAGCGCGTCTTTGCAAGCCTCCAGACGTTCGGCGCCGCCGATCCTCCCGAGGATGACTGCACCCTCCTTGTCGTGGATATCCACGGTGCCGCAGCCCCGGATTCGTGTTAA
- a CDS encoding universal stress protein — MEDFRRILVVSRMTTYCQEAVHCGVSLARKYGAELFLIHAIHNPFGLEGWNLPVVSLEKEYEEIMRQAKEELDRILAKERSDGLQVTELIRKGEPTKEILKAVEELKIDLLIMLSHEEWRIEHFLFGRSNEEIVRKMPCSVLFVKKEPQAVKW; from the coding sequence ATGGAAGATTTCAGACGTATTCTCGTGGTGAGCAGAATGACCACCTACTGCCAGGAGGCGGTCCACTGCGGCGTGTCCCTTGCCCGCAAGTATGGGGCGGAACTCTTTCTTATTCACGCAATTCACAACCCGTTCGGACTTGAAGGATGGAACCTCCCGGTCGTTTCCCTTGAAAAGGAGTACGAGGAGATCATGCGGCAGGCAAAGGAGGAGCTGGACAGGATTCTGGCAAAGGAGCGAAGCGATGGCCTGCAGGTGACCGAACTGATCAGGAAGGGGGAGCCGACCAAGGAAATCCTGAAGGCGGTGGAAGAGCTGAAGATCGATCTTCTGATCATGCTCTCCCACGAAGAGTGGCGTATCGAGCACTTCCTGTTCGGGCGGAGCAACGAGGAGATCGTCCGGAAGATGCCCTGCTCGGTCCTTTTCGTGAAAAAGGAACCCCAAGCGGTGAAGTGGTAG
- a CDS encoding CoA-transferase subunit beta: MGKEYAAPGEYGLADLLCCAASREVGDNEVVFAGTGLPMVAIMLAQKTHAPNLKLIFEAGTLDGRPPEIPTSVGDARCEMGASRASGLYDAFSIAQRGYVDLGFLGGAEVDVFGNVNTTCIGDYLAPELRLTGSGGNPDINSFARRTVFIMVHEKRRFVENVSYITSPGWRVKKWPEGELVPRRELYGAAYRGGPSAVISTAGVFRFDEESGRMYLDTCHPGKTPAEIRELCQFDLDISRVAGETEPPTREELRLIHDVLDPDQIFIPRVPQG; encoded by the coding sequence ATGGGAAAAGAGTACGCAGCACCCGGAGAATACGGACTCGCCGACCTGCTCTGCTGTGCCGCCTCCCGCGAGGTGGGGGACAACGAGGTGGTCTTCGCCGGCACCGGTCTCCCCATGGTGGCGATCATGCTGGCCCAGAAGACCCACGCCCCGAACCTGAAGCTGATCTTCGAGGCGGGAACCCTCGACGGCCGCCCCCCCGAGATCCCCACCTCCGTGGGGGATGCCCGCTGCGAGATGGGGGCCTCCCGCGCCTCGGGGCTCTACGACGCCTTCAGCATCGCCCAGCGGGGGTACGTGGACCTCGGCTTCCTCGGCGGCGCCGAGGTGGATGTCTTCGGCAACGTGAACACCACCTGCATCGGCGACTATCTGGCGCCGGAGCTCCGCCTTACGGGGAGCGGCGGCAACCCCGACATCAACTCCTTCGCCCGGCGGACCGTCTTCATCATGGTCCACGAGAAGCGGCGTTTCGTGGAGAACGTGAGCTACATCACGAGCCCCGGCTGGCGGGTGAAGAAGTGGCCCGAAGGGGAGCTGGTCCCCCGCCGGGAGCTCTACGGCGCCGCCTACCGGGGCGGCCCCTCGGCGGTCATCAGCACCGCCGGCGTCTTCCGCTTCGACGAGGAGAGCGGCCGGATGTACCTCGACACCTGCCACCCCGGCAAGACCCCTGCGGAGATCCGGGAGCTCTGCCAGTTCGACCTCGACATCTCCCGGGTGGCGGGCGAGACCGAGCCGCCGACCCGGGAGGAGCTCCGCCTCATCCATGACGTCCTCGACCCGGACCAGATCTTCATCCCCCGGGTACCGCAGGGGTGA
- a CDS encoding CoA transferase subunit A has product MSNSKRITLQQAAEIIKNGSSLTFSGFTIWRRPMAIIFELIRQGRTGLHLIEVNGGPQTEFLVGAGCVDIWESCWVGHELYGKYGANLSRRVGNGEILVEDYSHAEMMFRFAAGAAGAPFSATQTSLGTDIHNPAYDMLGRAGLRDGNNPRIPRHKYRFVDDPFYGAGQQVLVPAAKVDVAVMCVQQVGEEGTVRVAGQYYSDPEAARTADITIVMAEEIVPEEYLRREADRNTTPSFEVNYIVECPFGAHPTGMFGRYDVDGAFLKDFYGRTRSQEGFDDFAKEWIHGRDHLGYLDKLGWPRMLKLKANTALNYSAREKKGE; this is encoded by the coding sequence ATGAGCAACAGCAAGAGAATCACCCTGCAGCAGGCCGCCGAAATCATCAAAAACGGATCAAGCCTCACCTTCTCCGGCTTCACCATCTGGCGCCGCCCCATGGCCATCATTTTCGAACTGATCCGCCAGGGGCGCACGGGGCTCCATCTCATCGAGGTGAACGGCGGCCCCCAGACGGAGTTCCTCGTCGGCGCCGGCTGCGTCGACATCTGGGAATCGTGCTGGGTCGGGCATGAGCTCTACGGCAAGTACGGCGCCAACCTCTCCCGCCGGGTGGGGAACGGGGAGATCCTGGTGGAGGATTACAGCCACGCCGAGATGATGTTTCGCTTCGCCGCCGGCGCCGCCGGTGCCCCCTTCTCCGCCACCCAGACGTCGCTCGGGACCGACATCCATAACCCCGCCTACGACATGCTCGGTCGGGCGGGGCTGCGGGACGGTAACAACCCCCGGATTCCCCGCCACAAGTACCGGTTCGTGGACGATCCGTTCTACGGCGCCGGCCAGCAGGTCCTGGTGCCGGCGGCCAAGGTGGACGTGGCGGTCATGTGCGTCCAGCAGGTGGGGGAGGAGGGGACGGTGCGGGTGGCGGGGCAGTACTACTCCGACCCGGAGGCGGCCCGTACCGCCGACATCACCATCGTCATGGCCGAGGAGATCGTCCCCGAGGAGTACCTGCGCCGGGAGGCGGACCGCAACACGACCCCCTCCTTCGAGGTGAACTACATCGTGGAGTGCCCCTTCGGTGCCCACCCCACCGGGATGTTCGGCCGCTACGACGTGGACGGCGCCTTCCTCAAGGATTTTTACGGCCGGACCCGCAGCCAGGAGGGGTTCGACGACTTTGCGAAGGAGTGGATCCACGGCCGCGACCACCTGGGCTATCTCGACAAGCTTGGCTGGCCGCGGATGCTCAAGCTCAAGGCGAACACGGCGCTCAACTACAGCGCCCGGGAAAAGAAGGGGGAGTGA
- a CDS encoding acyl-CoA dehydrogenase family protein: MFLELTEEQKLIQETARDFARAELEPVAAQLDQGTDRGSMLVSLKKLAEVGFMGLNVREEFGGAEAGAIAFSVAMTEIARACASTAVTVSVNNMAAEVIQAVGSEEQKRAYIPKICSGEYAAASFALTETCAGSDPAGMVTQAVDDGDSWVLNGSKIFITSAPYAGVFVVWAVTDKAASKGKGISCFLVEAGTPGLIIGKEEHKMGQHASATNEVIFSDCRVPKSAMMGKLNDGFRIAVGELAGGRIGIGSLGLGVGLAAMDYATRYTTERTQFGQKLSSFQAIQWMVADAYTELEAARLLLMNAAFRKDQGKSFAKEASMAKMYATEAANRACYTAIQMLGGYGYTQDFPVERYARDARITSIYEGTSEIQRVVISREILKNFSA, from the coding sequence ATGTTTCTCGAACTGACCGAAGAACAGAAGCTGATCCAGGAGACCGCCCGCGACTTTGCCCGGGCCGAACTGGAGCCGGTTGCCGCCCAACTGGACCAGGGAACCGACCGTGGCTCCATGCTGGTAAGCCTGAAGAAGCTGGCGGAGGTGGGGTTCATGGGGCTCAACGTGCGGGAGGAATTCGGCGGCGCCGAGGCGGGGGCAATCGCCTTCAGCGTGGCCATGACCGAGATCGCCCGGGCCTGTGCCTCCACGGCGGTTACCGTCTCGGTCAACAACATGGCCGCCGAGGTGATCCAGGCGGTCGGCTCCGAGGAGCAGAAGCGGGCCTACATCCCGAAAATCTGCTCCGGAGAGTATGCCGCAGCCAGCTTCGCCCTCACCGAAACCTGCGCCGGCTCCGACCCGGCAGGGATGGTAACCCAGGCCGTGGACGACGGCGACTCCTGGGTGCTGAACGGCTCCAAGATCTTCATCACCAGCGCCCCCTACGCCGGAGTTTTCGTGGTCTGGGCGGTCACCGACAAAGCCGCCTCCAAGGGGAAGGGGATCAGCTGCTTCCTGGTGGAGGCGGGGACGCCGGGTCTCATCATCGGCAAGGAAGAGCACAAGATGGGGCAGCATGCCTCGGCCACCAACGAGGTGATCTTCTCCGACTGCCGCGTTCCCAAGAGCGCCATGATGGGAAAACTCAACGACGGTTTCAGGATCGCCGTTGGCGAGCTGGCCGGCGGCCGGATCGGGATCGGTTCCCTGGGGCTCGGCGTCGGGCTGGCAGCCATGGACTATGCCACCCGCTACACCACCGAGCGGACCCAGTTCGGCCAGAAGCTCAGTTCCTTCCAGGCGATCCAGTGGATGGTGGCCGATGCCTACACCGAGTTGGAGGCGGCGCGTCTCCTCCTGATGAATGCGGCCTTCCGCAAGGACCAGGGGAAATCATTCGCCAAGGAGGCATCCATGGCAAAGATGTACGCCACCGAGGCGGCCAACCGGGCCTGCTACACGGCGATCCAGATGCTCGGGGGGTACGGCTACACCCAGGATTTCCCGGTGGAGCGCTATGCCCGCGATGCCCGGATCACCTCCATCTACGAGGGGACCAGCGAGATCCAGCGGGTTGTTATCTCGCGGGAGATCCTGAAGAATTTCAGCGCGTAA
- a CDS encoding CoA transferase, with product MEPLKGMVAVNLAVNLPGPAAARRLRQLGGAVVKVEPPDGDPMERYHAAWYRDMAEGQEVVRLDLKDAAGRARLDDILATADLLITASRPAALARLGLGREELRRKHPRLCQVAIVGYPAPRENEAGHDLTYQASLGLLTPPHMPRTLLADMAGAEQTISAAVALLLGRERGNGAGYAEVALSAAAAAMAEPLRYGSTAPGALLGGGIPEYNLYQARDGWVALAALEPHFKSRLEETLGVSSAEEYRGAFAGRSAREWQEWGQEQDIPIVVAG from the coding sequence ATGGAACCCCTCAAGGGAATGGTGGCGGTGAACCTGGCAGTGAATCTCCCCGGCCCCGCCGCGGCGCGGCGCCTCCGGCAACTGGGGGGCGCCGTGGTGAAGGTGGAGCCGCCGGACGGCGATCCGATGGAGCGCTACCATGCCGCCTGGTACCGCGACATGGCCGAGGGGCAGGAGGTGGTCCGGCTCGACCTGAAGGATGCCGCCGGGCGCGCCCGCCTCGACGACATCCTGGCAACGGCCGATCTCCTCATCACCGCCAGCCGCCCCGCCGCCCTGGCCCGGCTCGGCCTCGGCCGGGAGGAGCTTCGCCGGAAGCATCCCCGCCTCTGCCAGGTGGCCATCGTCGGGTATCCGGCCCCCCGGGAGAACGAGGCGGGGCACGACCTGACCTACCAGGCCTCCCTGGGGCTCCTCACCCCGCCCCACATGCCCCGCACCCTCCTCGCCGACATGGCCGGCGCCGAGCAGACCATCTCGGCCGCCGTGGCACTCCTCCTCGGCCGCGAGCGGGGGAACGGGGCGGGCTACGCCGAGGTGGCGCTCTCCGCTGCGGCTGCGGCCATGGCCGAGCCGCTCCGCTACGGCAGCACCGCCCCCGGCGCCCTCCTCGGCGGCGGCATCCCCGAATACAACCTCTATCAAGCCCGCGACGGCTGGGTGGCCCTGGCCGCCCTGGAGCCCCATTTCAAGAGCCGGCTGGAAGAGACGCTGGGGGTGAGCTCCGCGGAGGAGTACCGCGGCGCCTTTGCCGGCCGCAGCGCCCGGGAGTGGCAGGAGTGGGGGCAGGAGCAGGATATTCCGATCGTGGTGGCGGGCTGA
- a CDS encoding electron transfer flavoprotein subunit alpha/FixB family protein encodes MKALLVCEYREGTLLDSTYELLAFADRLGAERALVLIGSDAALPAGTGTLYLADAAKYGEYNPDVHKRIVLEAVARSGADCVVFVHSSYGWDLAPRVAAVLRAGQVSEIVGIVDGGYEVGCCNAKMRRTVAPKTAKSVLTIQAGAFGATGIPAGAPQVERIDVADGATGVEFVGYEPAEAKGVDLTRAEVIVSAGRGVGKKENVPVIEGLARALGGELGASRPVVDAGWVEHSHQVGTTGQTVSPKLYVACGISGAIQHLAGMKKSDFIVAINKDKDAPIGEVADVLVVADVMQFVPAFTAKLQ; translated from the coding sequence ATGAAAGCACTGCTTGTCTGCGAATACCGGGAAGGAACGCTTCTCGATTCAACCTACGAACTCCTCGCCTTTGCCGACCGGCTCGGCGCGGAGCGGGCGCTGGTCCTCATCGGGAGCGACGCCGCCCTTCCCGCCGGCACCGGGACGCTCTACCTGGCCGATGCGGCGAAGTACGGCGAGTACAACCCCGACGTCCACAAGCGGATCGTTCTGGAGGCGGTGGCGCGAAGCGGAGCCGACTGCGTCGTCTTCGTCCACTCCTCCTACGGCTGGGACCTGGCCCCCCGCGTGGCCGCAGTCCTCAGGGCCGGCCAGGTGTCGGAGATCGTCGGCATCGTCGACGGAGGGTACGAGGTGGGGTGCTGCAACGCCAAGATGCGCCGCACCGTTGCCCCCAAGACGGCAAAATCGGTCCTCACCATCCAGGCCGGCGCCTTCGGTGCCACGGGGATCCCCGCGGGAGCCCCGCAGGTGGAGCGGATCGACGTGGCGGACGGGGCGACAGGGGTGGAGTTCGTCGGTTATGAGCCGGCGGAGGCGAAGGGGGTGGACCTCACCCGGGCCGAGGTGATCGTCAGTGCCGGCCGGGGGGTGGGGAAGAAGGAAAACGTCCCGGTCATCGAGGGGCTGGCCAGGGCCCTGGGGGGAGAACTCGGCGCGAGCCGCCCGGTGGTGGATGCCGGCTGGGTGGAGCACAGCCACCAGGTGGGGACCACCGGCCAGACCGTGAGTCCCAAGCTCTACGTCGCCTGCGGCATTTCGGGGGCGATCCAGCACCTGGCCGGCATGAAGAAATCCGACTTCATCGTCGCCATCAACAAGGACAAGGACGCCCCCATCGGCGAGGTGGCCGACGTCCTGGTGGTGGCCGACGTGATGCAGTTCGTGCCGGCTTTTACGGCCAAGCTGCAGTAA
- a CDS encoding electron transfer flavoprotein subunit beta/FixA family protein yields the protein MKILVCVKQVPDMESRFRPDGGGTWFEESDLAFRMNEYDEYAVEQAVQLKEQLGGEPEVTVLSIGPDRVNEAIKKALAMGCDRGVHIQDPAPQGKDPWQIASVIATFAGGEGFDLIFTGMQSQDRGSAQVGVLVAELLGFACATTLVGFAFADGVVTATRELEGGIKGVARLRLPAVVTCQLGLNIPRYPTLPNIMKAKKKEILGVAASGLLQEEPVAATARFYPPARKGGGVVLEGEVGSLVEQLYGILKEKTTVLR from the coding sequence ATGAAAATACTCGTCTGCGTCAAACAGGTCCCGGACATGGAGTCCCGTTTCAGGCCCGACGGCGGCGGCACCTGGTTCGAGGAGAGCGATCTCGCCTTCCGGATGAACGAGTACGACGAATACGCCGTGGAGCAGGCGGTGCAGCTCAAGGAGCAGCTCGGCGGCGAGCCGGAGGTGACGGTCCTCTCCATCGGCCCGGACCGGGTGAACGAGGCGATCAAGAAGGCCCTCGCCATGGGGTGCGACCGCGGGGTCCACATCCAGGACCCGGCCCCCCAGGGGAAGGACCCGTGGCAGATCGCCTCGGTCATCGCCACCTTTGCCGGGGGTGAAGGGTTCGACCTCATCTTCACCGGGATGCAGTCCCAGGACCGGGGGTCGGCCCAGGTGGGGGTGCTGGTGGCGGAGCTCCTCGGCTTTGCCTGCGCCACGACCCTGGTGGGGTTCGCCTTCGCCGACGGGGTGGTGACCGCCACGCGCGAGCTGGAGGGGGGGATCAAGGGGGTCGCCAGGCTGCGGCTTCCGGCGGTGGTCACCTGTCAGCTCGGCCTCAACATCCCCCGCTACCCGACCCTTCCCAACATCATGAAGGCCAAGAAGAAGGAGATCCTCGGCGTGGCCGCCTCCGGGCTGCTACAGGAAGAGCCCGTGGCCGCCACGGCGCGGTTCTATCCGCCGGCCCGCAAGGGGGGGGGAGTCGTGCTGGAAGGGGAGGTGGGGAGCCTGGTGGAGCAGCTCTACGGGATCCTGAAGGAAAAAACGACCGTGCTCCGGTAG